The nucleotide sequence CGTCAACTCCACCGTCGCCAGCCACTGATTCCCCTCCGCCGACGCACGCGCCCCCGCCGACAGCTTTCCCAATACCGCACCCGAAAACGGCTCCGACAGGAAACCCGCCAGGAACGCCGCGAAGATCAGCGCAAAAAACGGATGCAGCCGCAGCTTGGTGATCGCCACGATCACGAACGTCACGCTCACCAGCAGGACCACAAAGGGCCAGCGGGTGCTGGCCGCGACTTCGGCGGCGGCAATGATCGGTTCCATGCGCAGGGGAATGACCCGCCTTGGCTATCGAAACCCCACCCCCCCGCGCAAGCCCCGACTCAACCCGGTCAGGCCGGACCTTGCATCCCCGGGTTGTCGAACAGGGTCAACCCCTCGGCAGGGCCCAGGCTCCAAGGAAGCGCCTTCCAAGGAAACGCTCATCACTCGTTCCCCTCCGTCGCCTCCATCACCGGCTCGTCCGGCACGATCCAGGCCCGGAACCGCTTGATCTGCTCCGAGGTCCCAAGAACCAGCAACTCGTCTCCCGCCAACAGGGTGTCTCTCCCCGATGGCGCCAGATTGCTCTGCCCGTTCCGCCGGATCCCGCCCAACTGCACACCCGCCTGCCGGATCAGGTCCAACTCGATGAGCGTCCGTTCCAGCAGCCTCGAACCGCGCGGCACCACCACCATCTCCATGGTGAGCTCATCGAATCCCGTCGGGCCCTCCGCCGAAGATGCCGAGGCTCCCAGCATCCGGGCGGCCTTCGCCAGTTGCTCCGGAGCCCCAAGCACCAGGAGCTTGTCCCGCGGGTACAGAATGGTGTCCGCACCCGGATTCACGATCCCGAATCCCTGCCGGTCGATGCCCACGATCGAGCACCCGTACTCCTTCCGCAGCGCAAACTTCCCGATCGCCTTGCCCCCGTGCGCCGAGTCGCGTGGCAGCGTCACCTCGTCGATCTCCAATTCCCAGTCGTTCGACGGCTTCACCAGCTCCGCCGACCACGCCGAGGTGGCGGTCGCATGGCTCGCCCGCTTGAGCTGCTGCAGCAACTCGACCTCCAGCCGGCTCTGCCACCGCGCCAGCCGCCGCCGCAGGATGAACGCCACCACGGAAAGGAACAGCACCACCAGCAATACCACGCCCGCCACCGCCTGACCCGACGGCAGCAAAGCCAGCAGCCATGCCCCCAGCAGAAAGAAGCCAACCGTCCGCAACGTGAACTCCAGCACCGGCCGCATCCGCCGCTCCCGCACCCCCCCCTGCGTCGCCCCCTCCGCCAGCATCATCGCCAGCGCCGAAACACTCCTCCAGATCGCGATCGTCGGCGCCAGCACCACCAGCCCGAGCAGCGACCAGTACACCACCCCCACCCCCATCGGGAACAGCCAGTCGTCCCCCAAGACCCCTCGCACCCGGTCATACAACGGATTCGCCACCAGGATCACCGCCGAGACCACCAGCATGGACAGCCCCACCTGGACCAGCCGCTTGCGCGTGAGCTGCCACAGGAGGTTTGCGTTCGACCGCCCCCTCAACCGGTACAGCCAGTCCCGGTACAACCCCACCCACGCCCGCATCGCCGGCGGTTCCACCCGCAATACCCAATCCGCCAGAGGCTCCGCCCTCCGCATCAACACCGGCGCCGCCAGCGAGGTCAGGAGCGATGCCCCCACCGCCACAGGGAAGAAACTCGCCGGCACCGCCCCGCTCTCCGTCCCCAGTTGCGCGATGATGTACGAGAATTCCCCCAACGGCACCAGCGCCACCGCCGCCGGTACCGCCTCCCGCGTGCTCGTCCCCACCGCCATCAGGCCCAGAGCGCACGCCAGCGGTCGCAACAGCAACGCCAGCGCCGTCACCCCCAGCACCATCGGCCACACATCCACCAGCAGCCGGAAATCCACCAGCATCCCCACCGCCACGAAAAACACCGCCCCGAAAATGTGCCGCACCCCCTCGAACACGTCGTCAATGTCCGCCTTGTGCCGGGTGCTCCCGATGATCGCCCCCAAGAGGAACGCCCCCAGCGCCAGCGAATACCCCATCTCGAACGCCAGCCAACCCAGACTCAACAGCAGCCCGGTCACCACCAGCGTCCGGATCTCCGCCGGCGCCCCCGCGCTCAGCCGCCCCAGCAGCTTCGGCACCAACAGCAGCGCCACCAGCACGATCAACACCACAAAAGCCCCCAATCCCCCCAGCGTCGGCAGCAACCCCTTCCCGTCCGCTTCGCCCCCGCCGAATTGCATCAGCGACGTCAGCAGCGTCAGCATGATCACCGCCACCACGTCCTCCAGCACCGTCATCCCCAGCGCCAGCTGCCCGAACCGCTCGTGCGTCGCGTTCAACTCGTCCAGCACCTTGCTGATGATCGCCGAACTCGACACCATCAGGATCCCGGCCAGAAACAACCCCTGCGCCACCGTGCCCCCCATGGCAAACACCAGCACCCGCGCCCCCAGCAACACCAGGATCGCCCCCACCGCCGTGGCCACCACGATCGACAGTCCAAGCCGTCTCAGCCGGCTGAAACTCAGGTTCAACCCGATCGCAAAAACCAGGAACACCAACCCCACCTGCGCCAGTGTCTGCACCCGGTCCACATTCGACACCAGCGCGAACGGCGGCGTATGCGGCCCGACCACCGCCCCGGCCACCAGATACCCCACCACCACCGACAACCCCACCCGCTGGCAGAACCATGCGGCGGCCCCGGCGGCCACCATGACCACCGCCAGGTCCCGTATGAACAGAATCCCCGTCACCGCCCCTCTTGTAACCACCCCGCTCCACCCCGCAAAACGGTAATTGCCCTGCCCCGCACTTTTTCCCTCCGATCCCTTCCCATCCCGGATTTCAATCCCACTCAACCCCACCCTCAACCATGCACTACGCCATCGAAGGCACCCTCGCCCAGACCGCCGTCCTCACCCTCGAACCCGGCGACGCCTGCTGGGGCAGCAAGGGCTCCCTCATGTCCCTTGACCCCGATGTCCGCTGGAGCCTCAAGATCCCCGGCGGCCTCTCCGGAACCGTCCGCCGCATGCTCTCCGGCGAAGGCCTCGCCCTCACCCACATCGAAGGCCACCGCCCCGGCCAGCGCGTCACCCTCAGCGCCAACGCCCCCGGCAAGATCATCCCCTGGGACCTCGCCGATGGAGGCGTCCTCACCACCCGAGGCTCCTTCCTCGCCGCCTTCGGCGCCCAGGTCCATATCGATGTCACCATTGCCCGCCGCGCCGGTGCCGCCCTCTTCGGCGGGGCCGGACTCTTCCTCCAGAAGATCTCCGGCTCCGGCCTCGTCCTCGTCCATGGCTCCGGCGACTTCGTCGAACGTTACCTCGCCCCCGGCGAATCGCTCGTCGTCAGCACCGGCAACCTCGCCGCCTTCGCCGAGTCCGTCGACTACAACA is from Verrucomicrobiia bacterium and encodes:
- a CDS encoding TIGR00266 family protein is translated as MHYAIEGTLAQTAVLTLEPGDACWGSKGSLMSLDPDVRWSLKIPGGLSGTVRRMLSGEGLALTHIEGHRPGQRVTLSANAPGKIIPWDLADGGVLTTRGSFLAAFGAQVHIDVTIARRAGAALFGGAGLFLQKISGSGLVLVHGSGDFVERYLAPGESLVVSTGNLAAFAESVDYNIQMTGGVRRVLFSGEGLFMTRLTGPGRVLLQTLKRSSLRASSSSNG
- a CDS encoding cation:proton antiporter, with the translated sequence MTGILFIRDLAVVMVAAGAAAWFCQRVGLSVVVGYLVAGAVVGPHTPPFALVSNVDRVQTLAQVGLVFLVFAIGLNLSFSRLRRLGLSIVVATAVGAILVLLGARVLVFAMGGTVAQGLFLAGILMVSSSAIISKVLDELNATHERFGQLALGMTVLEDVVAVIMLTLLTSLMQFGGGEADGKGLLPTLGGLGAFVVLIVLVALLLVPKLLGRLSAGAPAEIRTLVVTGLLLSLGWLAFEMGYSLALGAFLLGAIIGSTRHKADIDDVFEGVRHIFGAVFFVAVGMLVDFRLLVDVWPMVLGVTALALLLRPLACALGLMAVGTSTREAVPAAVALVPLGEFSYIIAQLGTESGAVPASFFPVAVGASLLTSLAAPVLMRRAEPLADWVLRVEPPAMRAWVGLYRDWLYRLRGRSNANLLWQLTRKRLVQVGLSMLVVSAVILVANPLYDRVRGVLGDDWLFPMGVGVVYWSLLGLVVLAPTIAIWRSVSALAMMLAEGATQGGVRERRMRPVLEFTLRTVGFFLLGAWLLALLPSGQAVAGVVLLVVLFLSVVAFILRRRLARWQSRLEVELLQQLKRASHATATSAWSAELVKPSNDWELEIDEVTLPRDSAHGGKAIGKFALRKEYGCSIVGIDRQGFGIVNPGADTILYPRDKLLVLGAPEQLAKAARMLGASASSAEGPTGFDELTMEMVVVPRGSRLLERTLIELDLIRQAGVQLGGIRRNGQSNLAPSGRDTLLAGDELLVLGTSEQIKRFRAWIVPDEPVMEATEGNE